One segment of Phaeacidiphilus oryzae TH49 DNA contains the following:
- a CDS encoding MerR family transcriptional regulator, protein MEPTVTADEGTAAGPGLTTGALARRLGVSPETLRSWDRRYGLGPSQHQGGRHRRWLPPDVAVVEEMCRLTAEGYPPSEAARVARSRASAPSTSKSPPAPASPAAALAAAAPAAGPERPPRPVGPGGALPVGDARQEARGLARAAVRLDGPAVQRALERVVAGCGVLTAWQEVMMPVLHAVGRRWESSGDRYVEVEHLLSWHISSTLRRMPQAREATGRAPVIAACMPGEQHTLALEALVAALAERALPTRMFGAAVPATALEAAARRTGPAAVVLWAQTRSTANLPLARHLAQMEWGVRGARSGAAVLLAGPGWSGRALPGLRRPSGLPEAVLALEEICGDPPGHRDEGV, encoded by the coding sequence ATGGAGCCGACAGTGACAGCGGACGAGGGAACCGCCGCCGGGCCGGGTCTGACCACCGGCGCGCTGGCACGCCGCCTCGGCGTCTCCCCCGAGACCCTGCGCAGCTGGGACAGGCGGTACGGCCTGGGCCCCTCGCAGCACCAGGGCGGGCGGCACCGTCGCTGGCTGCCGCCGGACGTGGCCGTGGTCGAGGAGATGTGCCGGCTGACCGCCGAGGGCTATCCGCCCAGCGAGGCGGCCCGGGTGGCCAGATCCCGGGCCTCCGCACCCTCGACCTCCAAGTCCCCGCCCGCCCCAGCCTCGCCCGCCGCCGCCCTGGCCGCCGCTGCGCCGGCCGCCGGCCCGGAGCGGCCGCCGCGCCCCGTCGGCCCGGGCGGCGCCCTGCCGGTCGGCGACGCCCGCCAGGAGGCCCGGGGCCTGGCCCGGGCCGCGGTGCGCCTGGACGGGCCGGCCGTCCAGCGCGCCCTGGAGAGGGTGGTGGCCGGCTGCGGGGTCCTCACCGCCTGGCAGGAGGTGATGATGCCGGTCCTCCACGCGGTCGGACGGAGATGGGAGTCGTCCGGCGACCGATACGTCGAGGTGGAGCATCTGCTCTCCTGGCACATCTCCTCGACACTGCGGCGGATGCCGCAGGCCCGCGAGGCGACCGGCCGGGCCCCGGTGATCGCCGCCTGCATGCCCGGCGAGCAGCACACCCTCGCCCTGGAGGCGCTGGTCGCCGCCCTGGCCGAACGGGCGCTGCCCACCCGGATGTTCGGGGCGGCGGTACCGGCCACGGCCCTGGAGGCCGCGGCGCGGCGGACCGGACCGGCCGCCGTCGTGCTGTGGGCGCAGACCCGGTCCACCGCCAATCTGCCGCTGGCCCGCCATCTGGCCCAGATGGAGTGGGGGGTCCGGGGCGCCCGGAGCGGAGCGGCGGTGCTGCTGGCCGGTCCCGGCTGGTCCGGCCGCGCTCTCCCGGGCCTGCGGCGCCCCTCGGGCCTGCCGGAGGCCGTGCTGGCACTGGAGGAGATCTGCGGAGACCCTCCCGGCCACCGCGACGAGGGGGTCTGA
- a CDS encoding RNA polymerase sigma factor has protein sequence MAGRSATERSCADAALAEAFRRGDEDCLDALFRRWEPLVQALARRSLGDEGEAEDVTQQVFVAAWRGRAGYRPQRGSLGSWLVGITRRKIADALQARSRRAALSLAARRSPELSGRPPAEPEEVLDRLAMTDALALLPFRQRQVLQLAFYADLSHVQIAERTGLPLGTVKSHSRRAMRRLRDGLAPQFRAREAAAGGAEHPASAGSAAGAERNAA, from the coding sequence ATGGCTGGACGTTCGGCCACCGAGCGGAGCTGCGCGGACGCGGCCCTCGCCGAGGCCTTCCGCCGCGGTGACGAGGACTGCCTCGACGCGCTCTTCCGCCGCTGGGAGCCCCTGGTGCAGGCGCTCGCCCGCCGTTCGCTGGGCGACGAGGGGGAGGCCGAGGACGTCACCCAGCAGGTCTTCGTCGCCGCCTGGCGGGGCCGGGCCGGCTACCGGCCGCAGCGCGGCTCCCTGGGGTCCTGGCTGGTGGGGATCACCCGCCGCAAGATCGCCGACGCCCTGCAGGCGCGCAGCCGGCGCGCCGCGCTGTCCCTGGCGGCCCGGCGCTCCCCGGAGCTCTCGGGCCGGCCGCCGGCCGAGCCGGAGGAGGTGCTCGACCGCCTGGCGATGACCGACGCGCTCGCCCTGCTGCCCTTCCGCCAGCGGCAGGTGCTGCAGCTGGCGTTCTACGCCGACCTGAGCCACGTCCAGATCGCCGAGCGGACCGGACTGCCGCTGGGCACCGTCAAGAGCCACTCGCGCCGCGCGATGCGGCGGCTGCGGGACGGCCTGGCCCCGCAGTTCCGGGCCCGGGAGGCCGCGGCGGGCGGCGCGGAGCACCCGGCGAGCGCCGGAAGCGCGGCGGGTGCCGAGAGAAACGCTGCGTAA